The DNA sequence CCGTGCCCGCGTGGCCGACCGGTCCGTCGGTCCGGATCTACCCGTTGTTGAAGAATCTCACCCTCGATATTGCCACGGATGTCTTCATGGGTGGCCGCGGCAAGGACGAGAGCGCTGCTGTCAACGAGGCGTTCGTGTCCACTGTTCGCGCGGCGAGTTCCTTTGTGCGAGTTCCACTCCCGGGCACCAGGTTCCGCGCCGGCGTGCATGGGCGGCGCGTGTTGGAGGACTACTTCTCCCGACACCTGCCGGCCGCGCGTGCAGGCGAGACCGACGATCTATTCGCCGCCCTCTGCCAGGCGACCACAGAAGACGGTGAACGGTTCTCCGACGAGGATGTGATCAACCACATGATCTTTCTCATGATGGCCGCCCATGACACCTCCACGATCACCACCACTGCTGTCACCTACTTCCTCGCTAAACATCCTGAGTGGCAGGAGAAGGCAGCGGCGGAGGCGCGGTCCTTCGGTCACGATTCGCCAGATATCGACGAACTGGAGCGGATGACGGTCCTCGATCTGATCCTCAAAGAAGCTCTGCGTCTGCTGGCGCCCGTTCCGCTGGTGATGCGCAAGACCGTCCGCGATGTCGCCATCGACGGCTATCACATCCCCCGTGAAACCTTGTGCGCAATCACACCCGCCGTAAATCACTTCGACCGCAGAATATGGAGCGACCCGGACCGTTTCGATCCGTCGCGCTTCGATGAGCCCCGGCGCGAGGACCAACAGCACCGATTCGCCTGGGTGCCGTTCGGCGGGGGGGCGCACAAATGCATTGGGATGCAGTTCGGCACACTCGAGGTGAAGGCAATCCTGCACCAGATGTTGCGTACCTACACTTGGACGGTCCCAAACGACTATCACGTGCGTTGGGACAACACCTCGCTGCCCATTCCCGTGGACGGACTGCCTGTGACGTTGCGGCACCGATGAGCGGTGAGAACTCGCCTTACCTGGAGCCCACGGAGTTCCTCGATTGGCAACATGAATCGGTACGCGACTTCGTTGCATCGGCGACCCGCGGCGCGGTCGACGACACCACGAAGGCCATAGCCATCTTCACTGCGGTCCGCGACTCGATTTGGTATGACCCCTACACCGTGACCGATGACCCGCATGCGTATCGCGCCAGCACCATCGCAACTGCAGACCGCGCTTACTGCGTCCCGAAGGCGGTGCTCTTGACGGCGGCCTGCCGAGCAGCAGGCATCCCAGCGCGGCTGGGGTTCGCCGATGTCCGAAACCACCTTCAGACCGAGACATTGCGTGAGCGGATGGGCGGTACCGACGTCTTCGTCTACCACGGATACAGCCTCATGCATCTCTGCGGTGTCTGGGTCAAGGCAACTCCGGCGTTCAATCGCGAGCTATGCGCACGGTTCGGCGTCCCGCCAATTGATTTCGACGGGCGCACAGACGCCCTGCTGCACGGGTTCGCCGGTGACGGCACACAACACATGGAATATCTGAGGGATCGAGGCGCCTTCGACGATCTACCGCTGGCAGAGATCCTGCAAGCGCTCAGAACCCACTACGGGACGCTCATAGGCGATGCGAGTCGCCATCCAGACCTGTTCGCCTGAAGGGCCGATGCGTAATGCACAGCACGATGCAAGACGTCCAGCTCACAATCTCGGCAATTGTCCGCCATGCCGCCTCCATTCACGGAAACAGCGAGGTGATCACCCCCGACGGAATTGGATACCGAAGTATGTCCTACCGTAGCGTCCTGGGGCGAGCGGGCCGACTTGCCAATGCGTTGCGCGGGCTCGGAATAACGGCAGATCAACGGGTGGCCACTTTTCAGTGGAGTAACCAAGAACATCTCGAGGCCTACTGCGCGGTTCCCTCCATGGGCGCGGTGCTGCACACCCTCAACATTCGTTTGGCTCCAGAGCAACTCGCGTACATCGCCAACCATGCCAGCGATCAGATCATCCTGGTGGATGCGTCGGTTGCGCCATTGTTGGCTAGTGCGCTACCAGCGATGGAGTCGGTGCATACGGTCATCGCCACCGGGGGCGGCGACCTCGCTCCGCTGCAGCGATGCGGGAAGACGGTGTTGCGTTACGAGGAGATCCTGGCGCAGCAACCGGAGACTTTCGATTGGCCCGAGATCGATGAGCGTTCCGCCGCGGCCATGTGCTACACCAGCGGGACTACTGGAAATCCCAAAGGTGTTGTCTACAGCCACCGTTCGACCTACCTACATGCACTGACCGCCTGCACGTCGAACGCCCTGGCAGTGAGCGAGGCCGACCGTATCCTGGCCATTGTCCCGATGTTTCACGCCAATGCGTGGGGACTGATCTACGCGGCGTTGATGTCTGGTGCGGACTTGGTATTACCCGATCGCCATCTGCAAGCCGCGCCGCTGGTGTCGATCATCGAAGAGACTCAGCCGACTATCGCCGGTGCAGTGCCGACGATCTGGAACGATGTCGATCGATACCTGGAATCGAATCCCGCCCGGGACATCTCCTCACTTCGGCTGGTTGCCTGCGGGGGATCGGCAGTCCCCGTCTCGCTGATGCGGGCATTCGAAGACAAGTACAACGTGCCTATCGTGCAGGCATGGGGCATGACCGAAACCTCGCCGCTGGCTACCGTCGCACGCGCAGCGCACGGAGTAGGCGAGACCCGTGCGTGGGAGATGCGCGAAAGCCAGGGTCGGCCGATGTGCGGTGTCGAGATCCGGTTGCGTGACGACCACAAGAAGACAGTGCCGTGGGACGGTCGATCAGCGGGTGAAATACAGGCGCGAGGCCCGTGGATCACCGGCGCCTACTTCGGCGACGATGATCCGGACAAGTTCGACGGAGGGTGGCTGCGCACCGGCGACGTCGGCCGGATCGACCCGGACGGGTATCTCACGCTGACCGATCGTGCGAAGGACGTCATCAAGTCAGGTGGAGAATGGATCTCCTCAGTCGAGCTGGAAAACACGCTGATTGGTCACCCGGCGATCTACGAGGCTGCGGTGGTGGCAGTTCCCGACGACAAATGGCAGGAAAGACCGCTCGCCCTGGTCGTGGTTCACCGTGGAGCCGAGGTCGACATCGACCGACTGCGCGCGTTTCTGTTGGACAAGGTCGCCAAGTGGTGGATCCCGGAGCGGTGGAGCTTCGTGTCTGAGATTCCCCGAACAAGCGTCGGGAAATACGACAAGAAGGCCATACGCGCGCGTCACTCCGCCGGCGAGTATCAGATCGAAACGTCCTAAGAAATCAAACCCATTGATATTGAACAGCCGAGAGGGAATCCTGTGACAGCATCAATTTCTCCCTGGATGAGCGCCGAATTGCTCGAGCTTCGTGACCTTGCCGCGAAGTTCTTCTCGACCGAATTGGCCCCACATGCGCAACGTTTCGCAGACCAGCACCAAGTTGACCGAGAATTGTGGCACAAAGCCGGCGAACTAGGCCTGCTCTGCATGTCCATACCCGAAGAATACGGCGGGGGAGGCGGCACATTCGCGCACGAAGCCGTCGTACTCGAAGAGCAAGCCCGAGTCGGGGACAGCTCATGGGGCGCAGGGCTGCACAGCGGAATCGTCGCGCACTACATCCTCCAGTATGCGGCCGAAGAACTACGGAGGCAGTGGCTGCCCAAGATGGCCTCAGGCGAAATGATCGGTGCTATCGCCATGACGGAGCCAGGGACCGGTTCTGATCTGCAGAGTGTCAAGACCAAAGCAATTCTTGACGGTGACGAGTACGTGATCACCGGCGCAAAGACCTTCATCACCAACGGTCAGCAAGCCGACCTGATCATCGTCGTCGCCAAGACAGATCCAAGTCAGGGCGCCGCCGGCATCTCGCTGATCGTCGCCGAAGCCGATCGACCCGGATTCCGGCGCGGCAAGGTCCTCGACAAAATCGGCCAACGCGGACAAGACACCTCCGAGTTGTTCTTCGACGACGTAAGAGTGCCCCGCTCGCACCTCCTGGGCGAGACCGAGGGTCAGGGTTTCATTCAGCTGATGACGCAGCTACCTCAAGAGCGGCTCATCGTCGCGGTTGGGGCGGTCGCGGCGATGGAACTTGCCGTGGAGCAGACACTCAAATACACCCGTGAGCGGGAAGCGTTCGGACGGCCCGTCTTCGGCTTCCAGAACACGAAATTCATCTTGGCCGAAGCTGCAACCGAAACGCGCATCGCACGAGTATTTTTGGACTACTGCATCGACCTACACCTCGCGGGCCAACTCGACGTCCAGACCGTCGCCATGGCGAAATGGTGGACCACTGAGCGAGCGATGAAGGTGCTCGATGACTGTTTGCAGCTCCACGGCGGATATGGGTACATGACCGAGTACCCCATCTCGAGATTGTGGGTGGACCAGCGCGTGCAGAAAATCTACGCCGGCACAAATGAGGTGATGAAGGAAATCATCTCGCGTTCCCTATGACCCTGAACGATTAGCCACCTGCACATTACTCACCTGGGAGGATTGATGGCATCTACAGAGGTGCCATATCGCCACGAAATGGGTGGACATTGCGGATCGGGTGCCCTTCGGGAGTTGATACCAGATGCTCCTATCTTCAGGCAATGAGTTCTTCAGGCAATGAGTTCGTTGGTTCTTCTGCTGGGTTGGCGGAGGGCGTGGTAGATCTCGCGGGCGATGTACGCTTGATGCAGCGCATGATCTCGTTCTTGGTTTTGCCTTCGGCCAGGCGGTGAACGAAGTAGTCGCGGGTGGGCTGGTGACGGCGCATGCGCACCACCAGGATGACGTGCAGGGCACGGTTGGCGTCGCGATTGCCTCCCCAATTGAGCCGGTGGCGGATCGTTTTGCCGCTGGAGGCTTCCAGTGGGCTGACCCCGCAGAGTTTGGCGAAAGCGGCGTCGCTGCCGATCCGAGCGGGGTTGTCGCCGAGGGCGGTCAGCAGCGTGGCAGCGGTGTCGGGCCCGACGCTGTAGCTCGGGTGCGGCGGTGGCGGTGATGGTGTCGACGTGGCGTTCGAGTCGGGCGGCTGCGGTGTCGAGCTGGTGGCAACGTGCCGCCATCGACTTGATAGCAGTAAAGAAAGTTCTCACATCGCAGGCCAGCGGCGGTCAGGCGGGCGTTGGTCGCGCCTGCTGCCCGCGGCGTCTCGATGCGGCGAGGAGCGAGGACAGTCCTGGCTTGTCGTGGTGCCAGGATGCCGTGGCCGTTGAGATGTACAGCGCTCGTCGTCGTGTGCAAGCTTGTGTGGCGGCGGACGGAGGGCGAAGCGTAGCGAGCGGCGCGGACGGGAGCGCCAGCGGACGGGAGCAGAGGGAGTGTAGCGAAGCCCGCAGGTAGCCGCCGGTTCCTCGCGGGCTATGGCGGCCCGGGCTCCGCTGAGCATCAGTTGCGGGTCTGCGCCATGGCGATGGGACTCGTAGGATGGCGGTTGTGAGCGGGATGCTGGCGCAGCGTGCACGGCGAGAGGCCGAGACGCGACTGGTGGGGCAGCTGCGGCGGTTGGCGCATGTGCGGGGTGTCGCGACGACTGCCGAGCGGCTGAGTCGGCGGTTCGATGCCCAGACAGCGGACTCTTTGGTGGCAGCGGCGTGGCTGCACGATATCGGCTACGCACCGTCGTTGCGCCGGACCGGGTTTCATCCGCTCGATGGCGCAGAGTTTGCCCGGGCGGCGGGTTTTCGGGAGCTGGTCGCCTCCCTGGTGGCGTTCCATACTGGGGCGCACGCGGAAGCTGCCGAGCGCGGCTTGTCAGGTTTAGCGGCGTTCAGCGATCCGCCCAGCGATGTTCTGGATGTGTTGACCTTTTGCGATCTGACGACCGGGCCGGACGGGGCGCCGGTATCACCGCGAGATCGATTGATCGAGGTGTTGGGCCGCTATGGACCCGAGGACCCGGTGCACCGCGCGGTCGACGCGGGGCGCGACGAACTGTTGGCGGCGGTCCGACGGGTACGCGATTGGCTGTAAACCCAGCCGGTTAGCCGAGGTAGGGGCTGTCGCGGTGTTGCAGGTAGTGCTCGATGCGCAGTCGCATCGACGGGTGCATGTCCAGATTGGGGATGTCGTCGGGATCGGTCCAGGCGATGTCGGTGCTTTCGTGATCGATGGCCAGGGTACCGCCGAGAACCTTGGTGGTGAAGGACAGAGAGAACTGTTGGCGGACTTCGCCATCGGTGAACGCGACGACATGCTGCGGGTTGGTGTAGACACCGACAAGGCCGGTGACTTCAATGTCGAGCCCGGTTTCCTCTTTGACTTCCCGGACGGCGGTGTCGGCAATCGTTTCGCCGATGTCGTGTCCGCCGCCGGGTAGCGCCCACAGGGTGTTGTCGCGGCGTTTGATCAGCAGGATACGACCCTGTTCGTCGGTGACGATGGCCGAGGCTGACGGAACGACGCTGTTGGGCAGCGGGGCGTTGGGGTCGTTGTAGTAGTCGGTTCGCATAGGGTTCAGCCTTTCGCGCTGAGCGGTCTGGCGCGATCCCAGACCTGGGTGAAAGCGTCTTCGAGGGTGGCCCAGAGCCGTGGTTCGTGGTGGCGCGACAGCACAAGCACGGGGTTGTTGCGCCCGGGTGAGCCGTAGATGTGGAAGTTGACGATCATGGCGTCGTCGACCCGGAAGATCGACGTGTAGAGCGTGGTGTCGTGGGTGCGGATATCCAGCCCCGGGGTATCGGCATGCGGGGCGAGCAACTCCACGGACGTGCGGCAGCGGGCGATGACGGCCTCGCCGATGCCTTCCTCCTTGCCGCGCAGGATCGTGGTGGCAGTGTCAGGATCCCCGACGAGAAACCGCACCGCCACACCGCGGGCGGCGGCGTCGAGCAGAATGTCGAGGAAGCCGTCGAGGGTGTCAAACAGGAACGTGGCCGCCAGGACGAGGATGTCGATGCCGGTGGTGGCGTCGCCGAAATGCTGCTGCCACGTCGTGATCGGCAGCTGGGTGCGGCTGGCATACAGCGTCGCGGTGAACGGACCACCCAGCGACGTCGTCGCCAGCGCGCTCGCGGTAGGGGCAGGATACTGGTTGGGCCACAGGTTGTGCGGTGTGCAGCCAAGCAGCTTAGCGGCGCGGCGGGCGTTGTCCTCGCGGACGTTGTAGTCGATGTTGGCCAGCCAGCGGCGCACCGTCTTGATATCCACGCCCACCGCAGTGGCGAACCTCTGTGGGGAGAGTCCCTTGGCGTGCAGCCGTTGGGTGAGGCGATCGTTGGGGATCGTGGCGGCCTCGGCGTCGCCGTCCTGATCGCCCGTCGTCTCAGCGCACATCTTTCCGTGTCATCCCTGTCCATCCTCAGCGCGTGGTTCCTAGTTTGCCATGCGACTGCCGCCGCCCCGCGGCGGTGATGCCCGTCCGATGCCCACGGGCATGTCCCTGTCGTGTCCGAAATGTCTGCGGCAGTGTCGGCAATGCCTGCCAACGTCCCTCGCTACGTCCGCGATGTCCACGTGAACTGAGCCCAGCGCCGCAACGGGCGCAAACAGATCACGAAAGGAACAGCGGGACAATGCGTTTAAGAATCGACACATCAGGCACACGGTTCATCGTCACCCGAGCGGCCGAGCCGCGGCTGAACTTCGAGACCGGCAGCCCAAAAGTGGACACCGCCACCGGCGTGCCACTGTATGCCGCGCAGCTGTTGGCGTTGGATGACACCGGTGGTGAAGTGCTCAACGTCACCGTCGCCGGGGATCCGAAAGTGACAGTCACCCAACCTGTTTCAGTCGCGGGTCTGGTTGCTATCCCTTGGGCTCAAGGTGATCGCAGCGGCGTGGCGTTCCGTGCCGACGCCATCACCCCCACCAACCCCGCGGCTGCGCCGAGCGATCAAGCGTCCCGCGCGCAGAAATAACCCCATTTGCTGGGGCGCGGCGCTCGTGGGTGTCGCGCCCCAGCACGTGAGCTGCTATCGACCATTCACTCACCAGAGGGACGCCTGTCATGGCATCAAACTACAAAAACAGCAAGAACTCTCAATCCAACGACGACGACTGGATCACCGACCTCATCCTCTCACTGTTCAAAGCGGCCGGGTATCTGCTGTGGTGGGCGGTCCTGTTCCCGGCCATCAGCATCCCGATCATCGCCAGCGTGGCGATGGCCATTACCCATGGCTCACGCGCGGGTCTGATCATCGGTATTGCTTTCGCTGCCGCGTATGCGGGCTGGGCGTGGCTGGACCCGCGATCGTTTCACGGATGGGTCACCGAGCCGGTGCGGCGGCGCTGGTTGACCTGGTCGCGCTACACCCGCACCTGGCAATCGGTGTGCACCCTGCACGGCCTGACCGCCACACTTGGCGAACGCACCTTGGTGCCGACCTTGCAGTCGGTGCGCATCGGCAAGACGACCGACGTCCTGGCGCTGCGAGTGGTCACCGGCCACTCCCTGGCTGATTGGCACAAGCAATCCGAGGCGCTAGCCGCCGCCTGGCGTGCCGACCGGATCGCCATCCGCGCGACCGCGCCCGGAGAGCTACGCATCACCCTGATGCGCGGCGACGTGCTGGCCGACCCGATTGCCCTGCCCATGCCCACGACGGCGACTGCGGTGGATGTGGGGTCGGTGCGGGTCGGGATCACCGAAACCCGCCACTGGTGGCACCTACCTCTGCTT is a window from the Mycobacterium sp. SVM_VP21 genome containing:
- a CDS encoding cytochrome P450; amino-acid sequence: MANQLLAITRHPKERLTSVLLAPAPRVVDDKWRQWSRDWRVRELAPAPAGSGLRAVLGDAGLPLLGHTVDYIRFGSEFSRERYERLGSVSWMGAFGTKMVVIAGPDATREAFTSEAKAFSQDGWSFLIDAFFHRGLMLMSFDEHLMHRRIMQEAFTRPRLTGYVGQVAPCVRAAVPAWPTGPSVRIYPLLKNLTLDIATDVFMGGRGKDESAAVNEAFVSTVRAASSFVRVPLPGTRFRAGVHGRRVLEDYFSRHLPAARAGETDDLFAALCQATTEDGERFSDEDVINHMIFLMMAAHDTSTITTTAVTYFLAKHPEWQEKAAAEARSFGHDSPDIDELERMTVLDLILKEALRLLAPVPLVMRKTVRDVAIDGYHIPRETLCAITPAVNHFDRRIWSDPDRFDPSRFDEPRREDQQHRFAWVPFGGGAHKCIGMQFGTLEVKAILHQMLRTYTWTVPNDYHVRWDNTSLPIPVDGLPVTLRHR
- a CDS encoding transglutaminase domain-containing protein yields the protein MSGENSPYLEPTEFLDWQHESVRDFVASATRGAVDDTTKAIAIFTAVRDSIWYDPYTVTDDPHAYRASTIATADRAYCVPKAVLLTAACRAAGIPARLGFADVRNHLQTETLRERMGGTDVFVYHGYSLMHLCGVWVKATPAFNRELCARFGVPPIDFDGRTDALLHGFAGDGTQHMEYLRDRGAFDDLPLAEILQALRTHYGTLIGDASRHPDLFA
- a CDS encoding fatty acid--CoA ligase is translated as MHSTMQDVQLTISAIVRHAASIHGNSEVITPDGIGYRSMSYRSVLGRAGRLANALRGLGITADQRVATFQWSNQEHLEAYCAVPSMGAVLHTLNIRLAPEQLAYIANHASDQIILVDASVAPLLASALPAMESVHTVIATGGGDLAPLQRCGKTVLRYEEILAQQPETFDWPEIDERSAAAMCYTSGTTGNPKGVVYSHRSTYLHALTACTSNALAVSEADRILAIVPMFHANAWGLIYAALMSGADLVLPDRHLQAAPLVSIIEETQPTIAGAVPTIWNDVDRYLESNPARDISSLRLVACGGSAVPVSLMRAFEDKYNVPIVQAWGMTETSPLATVARAAHGVGETRAWEMRESQGRPMCGVEIRLRDDHKKTVPWDGRSAGEIQARGPWITGAYFGDDDPDKFDGGWLRTGDVGRIDPDGYLTLTDRAKDVIKSGGEWISSVELENTLIGHPAIYEAAVVAVPDDKWQERPLALVVVHRGAEVDIDRLRAFLLDKVAKWWIPERWSFVSEIPRTSVGKYDKKAIRARHSAGEYQIETS
- a CDS encoding acyl-CoA dehydrogenase family protein, with amino-acid sequence MSAELLELRDLAAKFFSTELAPHAQRFADQHQVDRELWHKAGELGLLCMSIPEEYGGGGGTFAHEAVVLEEQARVGDSSWGAGLHSGIVAHYILQYAAEELRRQWLPKMASGEMIGAIAMTEPGTGSDLQSVKTKAILDGDEYVITGAKTFITNGQQADLIIVVAKTDPSQGAAGISLIVAEADRPGFRRGKVLDKIGQRGQDTSELFFDDVRVPRSHLLGETEGQGFIQLMTQLPQERLIVAVGAVAAMELAVEQTLKYTREREAFGRPVFGFQNTKFILAEAATETRIARVFLDYCIDLHLAGQLDVQTVAMAKWWTTERAMKVLDDCLQLHGGYGYMTEYPISRLWVDQRVQKIYAGTNEVMKEIISRSL
- a CDS encoding transposase codes for the protein MGSDAAFAKLCGVSPLEASSGKTIRHRLNWGGNRDANRALHVILVVRMRRHQPTRDYFVHRLAEGKTKNEIMRCIKRTSPARSTTPSANPAEEPTNSLPEELIA
- a CDS encoding HD domain-containing protein, which encodes MSGMLAQRARREAETRLVGQLRRLAHVRGVATTAERLSRRFDAQTADSLVAAAWLHDIGYAPSLRRTGFHPLDGAEFARAAGFRELVASLVAFHTGAHAEAAERGLSGLAAFSDPPSDVLDVLTFCDLTTGPDGAPVSPRDRLIEVLGRYGPEDPVHRAVDAGRDELLAAVRRVRDWL
- a CDS encoding NUDIX domain-containing protein produces the protein MRTDYYNDPNAPLPNSVVPSASAIVTDEQGRILLIKRRDNTLWALPGGGHDIGETIADTAVREVKEETGLDIEVTGLVGVYTNPQHVVAFTDGEVRQQFSLSFTTKVLGGTLAIDHESTDIAWTDPDDIPNLDMHPSMRLRIEHYLQHRDSPYLG